A window of Pullulanibacillus sp. KACC 23026 genomic DNA:
TTTTGATACAAAAAATATTCAATTAAATCATCATGTTCACCAAGCTCTCAAAGCCCACACCATTATGCACCGAGACACAGACTATGTGGTGCAGGATGGCGAGATTGTCATTGTTGACCAATTTACTGGTCGATTAATGGCGGGCCGCCGTTATAGCGAAGGCTTACACCAAGCCATTGAAGCAAAAGAGGGCTTAGAAATTCAGCGGGAGAGCAAGACGCTTGCCACCATTACGTTCCAAAACTATTTCCGTATGTACGAGAAACTCGCTGGTATGACGGGGACCGCAAAGACTGAAGAAGAAGAATTTCAAAGCATTTACAACATGGATGTTGTTGTAATTCCTACCAATCGTGCTGTTGCCCGTATTGATAAGCCAGATTTAATTTTTAAGTCAATGCAAGGTAAGTTTACGGCAGTAGTCGATGAAATTAGTCGTGCTCACCAAACCGGTCAGCCAGTACTAGTTGGTACCGTGGCTGTTGAAACTTCAGAAATTGTTTCTCAGTTATTAAAGAAAAAAGGCATTCCTCATAATGTATTAAATGCGAAGAATCATGCGAAGGAAGCCGAGATCATTGAAAACGCCGGTCAGTATGGTGCGGTTACGATCGCTACGAATATGGCTGGTCGAGGAACTGACATTAAGCTTGGTGAAGGGGTCAAGGAGTTAGGCGGTCTTTATATTATTGGAACAGAACGCCATGAATCCCGACGCATTGATAATCAGCTAAGAGGACGTTCGGGTCGTCAAGGGGACCCAGGGGTTAGCCAATTCTATTTATCAATGGAAGATGAGCTTATGCTTCGTTTTGGTTCGGACCGAATGAAGGGGATGATGGATCGGCTAGGTATGGCCGATGATCAGCCGATAGAAAGCCGTCTTGTGTCCCGTTCTGTTGAAGCGGCACAAAAACGAGTTGAGGGGAACAACTTTGATGCACGGAAACAGCTCCTTCAATTTGATGATGTTATGCGTCAACAACGGGAGATTATCTATAAGCAGCGTTTTGAGGTTCTAGAATCCGAGAATTTGCGCAATGATATTGAAGCGATGATGGCATCTTTGATAGAACGTGTGGTTAACTCGCATACTCCTTCCGAAGAGATTCCAGAAGATTGGGAGCTTCAGGCAATCGTGGATTATATTAATGCCGTTATTTTAGACGAAGGCGAACTGACGGAAAAAGAACTTCGCGGCAAAGAGCCAGAAGAAATGACAGAGCTTATTATACAGAAGGCAAAAGCGAAGTATGATGAGAAAGAAAGTCAGTTTACATCAGAGCAAATGCGCGAGTTTGAACGCGTGATTATGCTTCGTACTGTGGATATGAAGTGGATGGATCATATTGATGCAATGGAGCAGCTTCGTGAAGGGATTCACCTTCGTGCGTATGCTCAAGTTGACCCATTCCGTGAATACCAAATGGAAGGCTTCCAAATGTTTGAGGAAATGGTTGCTTCAATTGAAGAAGAAACGATTAACTACATTATGAAGGCCCAAATTGAGCAAAATATGGAGCGACAAAAGGTTGCTGAGGGTGAAGCCGTTATCCCTGGTGATGAAACGAGCCAAGTCAAGAAACAGCCTAAGAAGAAAAAATCAGATGTCGGCCGAAATGCTCCATGTCCTTGCGGGAGCGGAAAAAAATATAAAAATTGCCATGGAGCAAATATGTAACTCGTTGCTTTCTTCTAAGTCAAATTGGCTTGGAAATCAAGAGACTGAGGAACCTTCTCAGTCTCTAAGTTTGTCTAGCATATAAAGATAACTTTTAGGAGTGAATGGAATGGATTTAACAGAAATCAGAGCAGAGCTTCAAACGATGAGTCACAAACTTCAAGATTTTAGGGGGTCTCTTTGACTTAGAGGCAAAGCTTGAACGCATCCAAGTCTTAGAAGAACAAATGTCGTTGCCGGGCTTCTGGGACAACCAAGAAGAAGCCCAAAAAGTCATTAGCGAAACCAATGTGCTAAAAGATAAAGCCAATGGGTATCAAGAGCTAGAAAGCGGCTACGAAGAATTAGAGGTCTTGCTTGAACTGGTTCGTGAGGAAGACGACCCAGAAATGCGTGAGGAATTGGAGAGCCATTTCCAGGACCTTAAAGACCGCTTTAATCAGTTCGAGCTTGAGATGCTTCTCAACCAGGAGCACGATAAAAACAATGCCATTCTGGAATTGCATCCAGGGGCAGGCGGAACGGAATCTCAAGACTGGGCATCGATGCTCCTGCGCATGTATACGCGCTGGGCAGAGAGCAAGGGGTATTCTGTTGAGACACTTGATTACCTGCCAGGTGAGGAAGCAGGGGTTAAGAGTGTTACCCTGTTAATCAAAGGACACAATGCCTATGGCTATTTAAAGACGGAAAAAGGGGTCCATCGATTAGTCCGGATTTCACCGTTCGATGCATCAGGACGCCGTCATACCTCATTTGTTTCCTGTGAAGTCGTCCCAGAGCTTGATGATGATGTAGACGTTGATATTCGCAGTGAGGACTTAAAAATCGATACGTATCGTGCCAGTGGTGCGGGTGGTCAGCATATTAATACCACCGATTCGGCTGTTCGAATTACCCACTTGCCTACAGGTACGGTTGTAACCTGTCAAACCGAACGTTCACAGATTAAAAACCGTGAGCATGCGATGAAAATGCTTCAATCTAAGCTTTATCAGTTGGAGATTGAACGTCAACGAGCTCAACTGGATGAAATCCGCGGGGAGCAAAAGGAAATTGGATGGGGAAGTCAAATTCGTTCTTACGTCTTTCATCCTTATTCAATGGTTAAAGACCATCGCACGAACGTGGAAACAGGAAATGTCCAAAGCGTGATGGATGGTGACCTTGATCCGTTTATAGATGCTTATCTTCGTGAACAACTTAAGTAATCAATAAGACCTTAACAAGTTAATCAAAAAAAACCTCCGCAAATTTTTGCAACGGGTTTACTTGTGAGATGCAAAACGCTAATTATCACCTTAAATCACTCTACTATTCACAATAAAATCACAGAAAGAAAAGACTAGTAAACGTCAAAACAACCGAATCTTTTGAGATTCGGTTGTTTTATTTTCATAAAAGGCAATCGATTACCTATTTCATTAAATGGCTAGAGCGAACTTTCTAAATAAGCGGAGAAATTCCGCTTATTTAGAAATCAACATTGAAAATAGCTAAAATAGACGGAGAAATTCCGACTATTGACTCGAAAAACATGAAAATGGGTCAATTCTTTTTGTTTAAACGGAAAAACTCCGCTTATTTACGACGAACTGAACGCTACTTTGGTTGATAACGGAAAAAATTCCGCTTATTTCACATAGCACAGGTGACTCTAAAATTTCTTGTTCAGTCCGTTTTTTACTTTAAGAACAATTCGATAATCTAACTTTTATTTTAGCATATATATCCAAATGACTTGGTGATCACCCTCACTTTCACTTGCTCAATCACAGGTTAATTCACACACCGCCAATAATTATTTCCACCCATGTAAATTACACTGTGATTTGATCGATGATTTACGGATTAAATGGTTAATAAACATTGATATTACAATAAAAATCGCACGGTGAATGACTACGTGAAAAGCCGTGCGATTTACCTTGATAGTTAATTGTTTGCACCTCTGAAGTGAACCCGTTAAAATTTTTGCAGGAGGGTTTTCTAATACCAAGGCCATGTTTTTTTTTCTAATAAAGTGTGTGCTCCAAATATCGAGGCCTGTCCATCTAAAGTGATTTCTAATGTTGAACGGGTAATGTAACCTTTACACAGGTTCCGTGCGGTGAACTTTCGAATTCAATGAGCCCGCTATGCTCTTTTATAATGTCGAAGCTCATCATTAATCCAAGACCTGTTCCACCCTCTTTAGTAGAGTAAAAAGGGGTCCCTAATTTCTCGAGAACTTTTTCAGGAATTCCAGGACCTTGATCCGTTATCCTAGTCACGATTTGTTCGCTATGTAACTCAGTTGAGATGGCAATGATTCCACCGTCAACGGTTGCTTCAATCGCATTCTTTATAAGATTAATGAATACTTGCTTAAGCCGAGTTTCATCACCCATGACCTCATTAAGAATGGGTTGCTCATTTATAAGATTGAGGGTGATGGATTTCATCGCGGCTTGATTTTGAAGAAGCGCGATCACTTGTTTGATCATCGCATTATAATTAACCGCTTTTGTTTTCAAATTCGCCGGTTTCCCGAGTACAAAGATTTCACTCAACATGATTTCCATGCGTTCGACTTCAGCTTGAATAATTTTTAAAAAATCGTCTGTACTTCCTTTTTTAATCATCAACTGAATGAATCCTTTTATTGCAGTTAAAGGATTTTTAACTTCATGGGCAATGCCTGCTGCTAGTTGAGTTAAACGTTTCAAATAGTCGGCGGTTTGCTTTTGATTCGTAAGGTCATTAAATTGCGCCGCATAGATTCTTGATGATTCACTTTCTGAGAGCAGTGAGTAGGAAATGGATACCCAAATAGCCTCCCCGTTTGTTCTCATTAAGCAGGCTTCTTGTTGATCAACCTCTAAGTCACTTTGAGACAACCTTTCAAGCAGGGTTTCACATATTAATAGATCAGAAGGATATTGAAATAGCTCGAACAGAGATTCAGGCTCTGATTCATCCTCTGAATGGCCAAGCAGGCGAGTGAGCGAAGCGTTTTTATGTAACCAATGACCTTGTTCATTAAATAGACCAATTCCTGTTGAAGATCTTTCTACAAATTTTTCAAAAGCAGAAGAGGGAGCGGATGGCAAGTCGTTGAACAATGAAAGGACCTCCTTAGACTTCAATTCATTCGTTATAGAAAAGAGCGTCTACTCTTGTTTTGAGGAATCATTCTAAAGAAGGCTGTGGAATGCACCGATTGCAGTCATATTATTCCATTCAATTTATTATAGCCATTCGAATTGGAAAATGTCTATAAATAGACGGACAAAGTTAAGGATTCTGTGAGAAAAGTCAATGAATCCTTGAGAGGTTTGGGCGGTTTTTTCCTCTAAGAACCTCTAATCTATAACGTTATTTGACATTCTATGACGTCATTCAAAAAAAAAGACCAAATTCTAATCCTGTTATCCCCGAAATTTGACATCATTTCCCTGGAAATATGTCAGATTAAGGAGATGTGAGGAAGAGGCTAGGACAGAAGGAGTTGACGAATAGAAAAAGCCGAACTTATTCACATTTTAACGTGATGGGTTCGGTTTTTCATTTATAGGTTAAGTCCTTTATGAAACGCTCCGTCGAAAATACGTTGCTTGCCGCGGGCACGGCCTCAGTCTTCTCAGCAAGGAAAACGCTCGCTTGCGGAGTCTCCGGACATGTGCTGTTCCCGCAGGAGTCGCCGTATTTTGACTACGCTTCCTATTTGTTAAACATTTAGTGTTCGGGATTTAAGCCAGTTAGTTTAGTTTTTTCAAAGCCTCTTCCCCAGTGAGAAAACTCTGCAGTTGAAGAGTACTCGCCTCTAGGAATCCTTGTTATGAGGATTTGATTCTTCTGGGAGATCAAATGGGTTTAGGGCGTCATCCCTCATCATGATCATACCAGGGTTAAGTACTGTATCGTCAGGAAGTTCAGCGTCGGAGGATTGAACTTTATTAGGTGCATTTTTCATGGAGACACCTCCTATCTTGATTGGAGTCCAACCTTAATAAAGCACGTCTATGGTTATTCAAAATTTCAACAGAAACCGATTTTAGGCACTGACTTTTATTTTCATAGTGTATGCAAACGCTGTTATATCGTTCCATTTAACGAATGTGATTTTGAATTTTTTAAATGATTAAATTTAAATGAATCAATGACAATTCTATTTTCAGCCCGAGAATTCTATTATTAGGATATCCTATTTTGCGCCAATAAAAACATGTTCGAACTGGGGGACAGTCCCGGACTGCGGTTTGAAGAGGGTGGTCTTTACCCACAACTCTTGGTCAGGTGAAGAATTTGTCAAAATATGTCGGCAGGTTAGCCCTGAGAAAAGGTAAGAAACTGAAATATAATTGTAATAATTCTTTGACTCAACTCAACGAAGTAGGGTGTTATAATATGTTTATGCTTGTAGAAAAGGCTCGTTTTTTCTGCGAGATGAGATTCCTTTATTCGACAACCGCAAATAAAAACAGATTTTTCGACAATGACATATTCAGTTTAATTAGACTGTCACCGCGGCTTTATACGATGCGGATCATCAAAATTGGGACCAGTCAGCATGAATTTTTTTCATTAAGTACCCTTATAAACAAATTCAATGTAGGAAGTGATTATTTGTGATCCGAATGCAAGATGTTTGGAAGGCATACTCGAATGGCGTCATGGCCATTAATGGTGTGAGCGTTCATATTGAAAAAGGCGAATTTGTATACATTGTCGGCCCAAGTGGATCAGGGAAATCGACTTTTATAAAAATGATGTACCATGAGGTGAAGCCAACTCGAGGAAAGATTGAAATCGACGGCATTGACCTTACGAAGCTTAAACAAAAACATGTGCCCGCTTTGAGGCGGAAGCTTGGCGTCGTCTTTCAGGATTTTAAGTTGCTGCCAAAACTAACAGTCTATGAAAATGTAGCCTTTGCTCTTGAAGTTATTGAGGAACACCCAAGGCAGATTAGAAAGAAAGTAATGGAGGTCCTTGACCTAGTTAAATTAAGACATAAAGCCAGATTCCTTCCAAGCGAACTTTCTGGCGGCGAACAACAGAGGGTGTCTATTGCCCGTTCGATTGTTAACAATCCTTCACTTGTCGTTGCGGATGAACCCACAGGAAACTTAGACCCTGAAAATGCTTGGGGCATCATGGAAGTTTTCGAACAAATTAATGACCGTGGAACTACCATTGTGATGGCAACGCACAATAAAGAAATTGTTAATGAAAAAAAGCGACGCGTTATCGCTGTTGAAGGCGGTATGATTGTGCGCGATGTTGAAAGAGGTGAATACGGTTATGAAGCTTAGAACCGTTGGACGCCACACGAAAGAAAGTTTCAAAAGTCTTGCCCGAAACGGATGGATGACTTTTGCCTCTATTAGTTCCGTAACAGTTGCTCTATTATTAGTAGGGGTATTCTTGACGGTGATGTTGAATCTAAATAATATTGCCCAGCAAGTGGAAAACAATGTTGAAGTAAGGGTGTTTATCGATAATACGGCAACACCTGCACAGCAACAGGAATTAAAAGCAAATATACAAAAGATTAAGAACGTCAAAAGCATTACCTTTTTATCGAAAGAGGAAGGTCTAAAGGAGTTAATTAAAGACATGGGAAGTGATAGTGATGTCTTTAAATCGCTTGAAGGGTCACAGAATCCGCTTCCTGATGCTTATGTGATTAAAACCTATGAGCCTAAGCAAACCATTGCGGTCGCGAGCGCCATTCAAAAACTGCAATATGTTGATAGTGTCCGATATGGAAAAGGTATTGTAGAAAAGCTGTTTAAAGTCATTGATGTGGCAAGAAACGTTGGGATTGTCCTCATCCTCGGCTTACTCTTTACGTCGATCTTCCTTATTGCCAATACGATTAAGCTGACTATTGTTTCCCGTCAGAAAGAGATTGAGATTATGAAGTTGGTAGGAGCGACTAACTCATTTGTCCGTTGGCCGTTTTTCTTAGAAGGTTTTGTATTGGGCGTTGTCGGAGCGCTGATTCCATCCTGTATAATTGGGCTTGGCTATCATGAACTCTATACGTTATTCATCAATAACAACTATCAGTCTTATGTGTTTATTAAATTGATTCCATTCAAGCAGCTCGTTTTCCAATTGACGATCTTACTTGTCGTGATCGGCGGATGTATTGGAGTCTGGGGAAGCACGAACTCTATTCGTAAGTTCTTGAAAGTCTAAGATACTTGCAGAACGATTTAATGGTTTTATGAAGCAATAACTATTATAGAGAAGAAAAAGACCTCTCAAATTTCGGACAAGCGTAACGATTAACAGCTACGAACAAACATATGGATTGGTTTCGC
This region includes:
- the secA gene encoding preprotein translocase subunit SecA, whose product is MMGILKKIVGDPSQRQLKKMEKVADQIDALADEMKALSDEALRAKTDEFKKRYQDGETLESLMPEAYAVVREASTRVLNMTPFYVQLLGAIALHEGNIAEMKTGEGKTLVATMPLYLNALTGKGVHLVTVNEYLASRDAETMGELFHFLGMSVGLNVASLSHEEKQAAYQADITYATNNELGFDYLRDNMVLYKEEMVQRPLHYAIIDEVDSILIDEARTPLIISGSAEKSTILYTQANQFVRLLTKDEDYTIDIKTKSVQLTEEGMTKAEKFFKVENLFDTKNIQLNHHVHQALKAHTIMHRDTDYVVQDGEIVIVDQFTGRLMAGRRYSEGLHQAIEAKEGLEIQRESKTLATITFQNYFRMYEKLAGMTGTAKTEEEEFQSIYNMDVVVIPTNRAVARIDKPDLIFKSMQGKFTAVVDEISRAHQTGQPVLVGTVAVETSEIVSQLLKKKGIPHNVLNAKNHAKEAEIIENAGQYGAVTIATNMAGRGTDIKLGEGVKELGGLYIIGTERHESRRIDNQLRGRSGRQGDPGVSQFYLSMEDELMLRFGSDRMKGMMDRLGMADDQPIESRLVSRSVEAAQKRVEGNNFDARKQLLQFDDVMRQQREIIYKQRFEVLESENLRNDIEAMMASLIERVVNSHTPSEEIPEDWELQAIVDYINAVILDEGELTEKELRGKEPEEMTELIIQKAKAKYDEKESQFTSEQMREFERVIMLRTVDMKWMDHIDAMEQLREGIHLRAYAQVDPFREYQMEGFQMFEEMVASIEEETINYIMKAQIEQNMERQKVAEGEAVIPGDETSQVKKQPKKKKSDVGRNAPCPCGSGKKYKNCHGANM
- the prfB gene encoding peptide chain release factor 2 (programmed frameshift), translated to MDLTEIRAELQTMSHKLQDFRGSLDLEAKLERIQVLEEQMSLPGFWDNQEEAQKVISETNVLKDKANGYQELESGYEELEVLLELVREEDDPEMREELESHFQDLKDRFNQFELEMLLNQEHDKNNAILELHPGAGGTESQDWASMLLRMYTRWAESKGYSVETLDYLPGEEAGVKSVTLLIKGHNAYGYLKTEKGVHRLVRISPFDASGRRHTSFVSCEVVPELDDDVDVDIRSEDLKIDTYRASGAGGQHINTTDSAVRITHLPTGTVVTCQTERSQIKNREHAMKMLQSKLYQLEIERQRAQLDEIRGEQKEIGWGSQIRSYVFHPYSMVKDHRTNVETGNVQSVMDGDLDPFIDAYLREQLK
- a CDS encoding sensor histidine kinase, producing the protein MFNDLPSAPSSAFEKFVERSSTGIGLFNEQGHWLHKNASLTRLLGHSEDESEPESLFELFQYPSDLLICETLLERLSQSDLEVDQQEACLMRTNGEAIWVSISYSLLSESESSRIYAAQFNDLTNQKQTADYLKRLTQLAAGIAHEVKNPLTAIKGFIQLMIKKGSTDDFLKIIQAEVERMEIMLSEIFVLGKPANLKTKAVNYNAMIKQVIALLQNQAAMKSITLNLINEQPILNEVMGDETRLKQVFINLIKNAIEATVDGGIIAISTELHSEQIVTRITDQGPGIPEKVLEKLGTPFYSTKEGGTGLGLMMSFDIIKEHSGLIEFESSPHGTCVKVTLPVQH
- the ftsE gene encoding cell division ATP-binding protein FtsE; the protein is MIRMQDVWKAYSNGVMAINGVSVHIEKGEFVYIVGPSGSGKSTFIKMMYHEVKPTRGKIEIDGIDLTKLKQKHVPALRRKLGVVFQDFKLLPKLTVYENVAFALEVIEEHPRQIRKKVMEVLDLVKLRHKARFLPSELSGGEQQRVSIARSIVNNPSLVVADEPTGNLDPENAWGIMEVFEQINDRGTTIVMATHNKEIVNEKKRRVIAVEGGMIVRDVERGEYGYEA
- the ftsX gene encoding permease-like cell division protein FtsX, translating into MKLRTVGRHTKESFKSLARNGWMTFASISSVTVALLLVGVFLTVMLNLNNIAQQVENNVEVRVFIDNTATPAQQQELKANIQKIKNVKSITFLSKEEGLKELIKDMGSDSDVFKSLEGSQNPLPDAYVIKTYEPKQTIAVASAIQKLQYVDSVRYGKGIVEKLFKVIDVARNVGIVLILGLLFTSIFLIANTIKLTIVSRQKEIEIMKLVGATNSFVRWPFFLEGFVLGVVGALIPSCIIGLGYHELYTLFINNNYQSYVFIKLIPFKQLVFQLTILLVVIGGCIGVWGSTNSIRKFLKV